GCGCTGCCGGAATATGTGATTGTTGTTTGCATCCCTTCAGTCCCTTACGTGCAAAACCGCACCGCGCGTTTTATTGACTCAGGCGCGCTTCCGCCTTGATATGGCCACCGTAGTCATTGATCAGGGTAAATGTGACTTTCTGCGCGCCGGCCGGCGACGACGTACGCGGCAATAACGGCCAGCTGGCCCGTGATTTAGGTGCGATCATGTCCGTTTTGAACGGCACGGCCCGCTTGCCGACCAGCACCGCTGCGTCAATTACCGAGGCGTAATAGCTGGAGTCGTTATAGGCATTCAACCGCCACTGCCCGCCCTGTTGGCGCAGGGAAAAGCGCAGCTGCCCGCCGACGCCGTCTGCACTGCCCGGCAGGTTCTTCGGCCGATAGAAAATTTTCACCCGGTTGCGCAGTACCACCAGCATCTGGTTCTCGGCGCCGCTGACGGCATTTTTCGGCGGGATCTGCGCCGAATTCAGATAGAATACCGACTCACGATCCTGCGGCAGATCCTTGCCGGTAAACACCAGCCGGACCGACTGCCCGCTCTTTGGCTCGACGCGAAACAGCGCCGGCACCGTGACAAACGGTCCGTCGGCATTTTCCGGCGTCGACGACGGGTTATTCACGTCGGTCCACATCTGCATCACATAGGGGATGTCACCCTGATTGGTGAATTGCACAGTCTGCGACTGGGCGTCCGCCGGATAAATCACCCGGGTGTTCAGCATAACCACGCTGGCCATGGCCGGCCCGGCCAGCAGCGCGGCGGTGAGACAAAGTGACTGACAAAATCCCTTGTTCGTCATATAAACGGCCCCTCAAAACCCCCTTCCGCACTGGCGGAAGGGGAAATACGCTTACTGATACGACACCGCGTACTGCACGCTGCCCAATACCGACCCGGCGGTCGCGCTACCCTCAGAGTAGTAACGCACGGCAAAGTCATAAGAGGCGGAGGTCGCGCCGGCCGCCAGGCTCAGCCCAGGCGTCCCTGCCTGACCGCTCAGATCCAGCGGCGTAGCAGGCGTTGCCGGGTCAATCAGCTCCAGCGAAACGTTGGTCGCGCTGCCGGTATTGCCCATTCGGCCGTCGCTGGTCAGGTTGTTGGCCACAAATACCGTTTTAACGGCGGTGGCGTTAGCCGCATCGGCGGTGCAGCCGGTCAGGCCGATGGTAAACGGCGTCTGGCCGGCGGTGGCGCCGGCGGCCGCCAGGTCAGCCTTGGATACCGTCGGCAGCAGCACCACCGGGGTGGCGGCATTGCCGTTAATGCTCACGGTACAGGTCTGATCTGAGACTTCGCCCTGAAACTGAATGGTATTGTTAGCAGCGGCGGCGCCGGACAGCATCATGGCGGCAACAGCGAGAGCGATTTTAGTGATAGTCATAGAATGTAATTTCCCTTCAAGTTGAGTATGAGGCGGGTCGTTGAACAATGTTCCCTTCCGCCGATTCCTGGAGTCCTGCACTTTCCTTTGGCGACATGCGGCTTATCCCCGCTGCAGCACGCTGAAAACGAGAATAAACTGACTACATCGCGGCCAGCCAATCCTTGAAAATGCGCCAAGCGCCTTGTATTGATTAGCCTGCTTTGACGAGAAAAATCTTATATCGAAATTCAATCAATAGATTCATTAACTATAAAAACGCAAATATTTAGATTTAAATATTGAAAATAAGAAATTCATTACGTGTATTAATAAATAAATTCCATAAGATGGGATTTCGCCGTAGATTCCGCTTCTGCTGTTTATGCTTAATTAACCGACACATCGGCCGTTTTTTCAGCCGCCGACAGACCGGCCTTCCGATCATGAATAACGCGCATGTCGTTCAGATAAAACGGATGTTATGGCAAGCTAATCCCGTACCATGGCGGAACCATGGTCGGCACGGTGATGCACGGACGCACCGAGGAAAGGAAAAGGCAACAGAGGAAATGAAGGCATGCAGGGCGACGCTATCACACCTGACGGCCCCGCAGCATTAGCGCCCGTTCAGCACGGCCAACGCGTACGCAGAGAAAGCAGCAGATGGATAAAGCCGCTTTGATTAAGGCCAAGCTTATGCATGATATTCAGTTTATGCGTGCTCACCGTTTTGTAGGAACGATAGGTGGTGGTCGCGATGCTTTTGGCAGAGAAGCCTGCCGCCATTAACGCCAGGATGCGCCATTCGCAGCCGGACAGATGCCTGAACGCCCCGCTCCCCTGCTGGCCGGCAATACTGCGCCGGATGTCCGGACTGAGATAGTGCACGGCATGATGCGCCGCAGAGATGGCGTCCAAAATCGCCTCCAAGCCGTCGCGTTTGGACACCAGTACGCTATCCGGTATCGACGCCAGCAGACGTAAAACGCTGTGATTCTCGATATCCGTCAGCACCACCCAGGGGGTATTCGGCCAGAAGGCTTTCTCATGCAGTATAAAATAGAGACCGTCATAGAGGCACTCCTGCGCACCGTACAGCTCCATAATCACCGTTTGTCGGGGTTGCTGCATCAGTATCGCCTTCAGCTCGCTGAGGCTGGCAACAGGTTGAGTCGTCGCACTCAGCGGGCGTAAAAAAGCCTCCAGACCCATGCCGACCCATGGCATCGCATCATATAAAATAAAATGGCGGCTCTGATCGTTATTTTTCATTTTCCCCTCGTGCGATAAGATTTATCGGCCACGGTACGTTAGCCTATGCTCACATAATAAATACATCACCTAAAAACAAATAATATATACCGGAAGAATGGTTTGCCGTTGACGGCCGTCGCAATGTTAATTAATCGTTATAATTAAATCCATAAAGCAACGGCAAATGTGTTATTCCGCAGCGAGGACTAAAACAGCGGCCCGTCTTTCTGACTACGGCACACCTCAACGCGGTATTCTCTCGCCACCCGGCACTTCAAAATAAACAGCCGGGAAACGCCTTTAATATAGGACCCCACCTGATTACTGCTGAGCAACAGTAAATATTCGCCGTTCTGACACGATTCCGGATTGGCATTAATATACGCGAGCATATCGTTAACCTGATCGGCATGACCATTCAGCGCGGCGCGCGGCACCGATAAAAATACCTTGCAGTTATTCACCTCACCAATTAAACGCTCCTGTCTGACCGCACTGTTACGATAAATCAGCCAGATACCAACGCTGATAACCAACAAAAGCAACGCACCGAGCGCCACGCCCGTACGCAAACGCCGCCCGGCGCTGCGCCGGGATACGGCTCGCCGCTCATCCCGTCCGGCCGCTACGCTCTGCGGCGGCGTGATGTGCGGCTCATCCGTCTCCAGCGTGATATTCTGCGCCAGCATAAATCCGACTTTGGGTACGGTAATAATGACTTCATCATCAATACCTAACGTTTTCAGCACCCGCCGTAATTTGCTCACGCATTGGTTAAGGTTATTATTACTGGACACCATGCCATAATCATCCCACACTTTGCGGAATATCAGCTCGCGGCTGACCTGCTCGCCGTGGTGCGCAATAAGTAAAAGCAATAGCCGCTTTGACGGATTAGAAATAGCCAGCGATTCTTCCGGGAATCCCTCCAATCCCAGGCTGCCGCTGTCCGTATCAAAAAGAATCTGTCCGTTAATTCTATATTTCATATTGCCTACTATATTCAAGCATTCACCGTTAGCAAAAAATGCTATGCGGATGTTAACCCAAAAACACGTTAAATGCGTTGCCTGTCGCGTTGATTATAAGAGAAAATGTTGTGTTCAAAATGAATAAAAACGGGAATTTAATACCTGTACTCACCGCCGACAACAATAGGAATTTTCTTGCCATATTTGGGTAGAGTATACAAAGGCAATCCGAATGGATATATTCAAAAGCCAATATCGGTAAAGTTAGTTTTTTATAGGGTATTTAATAAAATTTAAGCTAAAAAGTACGGTTAATCCCCAATTAACCACACAATTTAACATAAATATCGCGCCCGGCTTTACGTGTTCAACCACTGGCGCAGCAGAAAATACGGCCACGCTGGCCCGTATCTCCACAACCGCCTGCAACGCGCTCATGGTCGGGCCAGAAAGCACCAGAATATTTCCCAGCTACTCGCCGGTCATATGCAGAGTGATATTCGCCTGCTGAATAGCAGTTTGGGCGGCGTCGGGCAGATGGCTGTCGGTAATAATGGCGTCAAACACCGCGATCGGCAGCGCCAGATAGGTGGCCACCTTGCCGTACTTTGAGGTATCGCTCAGCAGGATGCGTCGCCGGCTGGCGTCGACAATGGCCTTTTTCACCGCCACCTTATCCTCGCTCGGCGTCGACAGGCCGCGCATGCCCCAGGAAGAGGCGGAAATAAAGGCCAGATCGATAAATAACTGGCGCAGCGCCTGCGCCGCGCCCTCCCCCACACAGGAACGGTTTTCCCGACACACCGTGCCGCCGGTATGAATCAGTTTGCACTGGCTGTTTTCCAGCAGGTAAGCCGCAATCACAAAATCATTGGTCACCACCGTTAAATCACCGCGCTCGCCGATCTGTTTCGCCAGCGCCAGCGTAGTGGTGCCGGCATCCAGATAAATACAGCTGTTGGCCGGGATCAGGCTGGCCGCCAGCGCGCCGATCGCCGCCTTCTGCCGGCTGAACATCCCTTCCTTATCCTGATGCGACGGCTCAATCGCCAGCCGTTCGGCCGCCTGTACCCCGCCGGATACCGCGATCACCGCCCCCTGCTCTTCCAGCTTCTGCAGATCGCGCCGGATGGTCATATGCGACACCGACAGCCGCTCCGTCAGCTCGGCGATGCTGACCACGCCGCGATCGGCAACCAGGGCCAGAATTTGTTGATGGCGTTCTACCGGGATCACAGGACCTCTCCTTACCGCTGATAATTATTGTGATTTTACGTCAATTTTCGTGCTGTGACAGCAAACGCTCACTGAGTATAAAAGTATGACAAAGCCATAATTTGTCAATTAAACAAATAATTACCGTTTACACCCCGATAATTCGCTATGAATCATGCGCCAATGATCGTTAATTTTTGTGAAGACGGTCACCATATACGCGCTTAAAAACGCTTACATTTAACACATGAGAACAAAATATCACTAAAATTAACACGGAGCCTGTATGACACAATCCGCCAACTACGCCGTTTGCATCGTGGGCCTAGGGTCCATGGGCATGGGCGCCGCACAATCTTGCATCAACTCCGGCTTAACCACCTACGGCGTCGATCTCAATCCGCAGGCGCGCGCCGCCCTGCAACAGGCAGGAGCAAAACAGGTTGCCGCCAGCGCCGATGGGTTTGCCGCCGAACTGGACGCGGTGATGCTGCTGGTAGTGAATGCCGCCCAGGTCAAACAGATCCTGTTTGGCGAGCGCGGTCTGGCCGACCAGCTGAAGCCCGGCACGCCGGTGATGGTCTCCTCAACCATTTCCGCCGCTGACGCCGCCGATATCGCCGAACGTCTGGCCGCACAGGGGCTGGCGATGCTGGATGCGCCGGTTTCCGGCGGGGCGGTCAAAGCCGCCGCCGGGGAGATGACGGTGATGGCCGCCGGCAGTGAAGCCACCTTTGCCCGGCTACAGCCGCTGCTCGACGCCGTGGCGGGCAAAGTGTACCGCGTCGGCGACGAAATCGGCCTCGGCGCCACGGTGAAAATCATTCACCAACTGCTGGCCGGCGTGCATATCGCCGCCGGCGCCGAAGCGATGGCGCTGGCCGCCCGCGCCGGTATTCCGCTGGATGTGATGTACGACGTGGTGACCCACGCCGCCGGCAACTCCTGGATGTTTGAGAACCGCATGCGCCACGTGGTTGACGGTGACTATACGCCGAAATCGGCGGTGGATATCTTCGTCAAGGATCTGGGTCTGGTGGCCGATACCGCCAAGGCGCTGCATTTCCCGCTGCCGCTGGCCTCCACCGCATTGAATATGTTTACCTCCGCCAGCAACGCCGGCTACGGTAAAGAAGACGACAGCGCAGTGATCAAAATCTTCACCGGCATTGAACTGCCGCAGAAACAGGAGTTGCCATAATGTTGCTTGGCGTAATTGCTGATGATTTTACCGGCGCTACCGATATCGCCAGCTTTCTGGTGGAAAATGGCCTGTCGACGGTACAGCTGAACGGCGTACCGGACAACGCCGCCGCCGTAGACGCACAGGCGGTGGTGATCAGCCTTAAATCGCGTTCCTGCCCGGTTGAACAGGCGGTCGAACAGTCGCTGCAGGCGCTGGACTGGCTGCGGCGTCAGGGGTGCCAACGGTTTTACTTCAAATATTGTTCCACCTTCGACAGCACCGCCCGCGGCAATATCGGTCCGGTGACCGATGCGCTGCTCGATGCGCTGGGAGAAAGCCAGACGGTGATTTCACCAGCCTTGCCGGTTAACGGCCGCACAGTCTATCAGGGTTACCTGTTCGTGATGGACCAGCTGCTGTCCGAATCCGGCATGCGCAACCACCCGGTCACGCCGATGACCGACAGTAACCTGCTGCGGCTGATGGAGGCGCAGGCCAGCGGCCGCTGCGGGCTGGTTGACGCCGCCGCCATGGACGCCGGCGCCGATGACGTGCGCGAACGGCTGCAACAGCTGGCGCAACAGGGCGTACGCTATGTGGTGCTCGATACGCTGAATGAACAACACCTGCTGACTCAGGGCGCGGCGCTGAAAGACATGAAACTGGTCACCGGCGGCTCCGGCCTGGCGATCGGCCTGGCCCGCCAGTGGGCGCAGCCGGGCCAAACGCGGGCTCAGGCCGCCGGCGCGCCGCAGGGGGAGAAGGCCGTGGTGCTGTCCGGCTCCTGCTCCACCATGACCAATAAACAGGTGGCCCGCTACCGCCAGCAGGCGGCGGCGCAGACCATCGACGTGGCGCGCTGCATCAGTGACGACGAGCGCGGGCGCTACGCCCGCGAGTTGAGCGACTGGGTGCAGCAGCAGAGCGGCGATCTCGCGCCGCTGCTGTACGCCACCGCCGAGCCGGACGCGCTGCGGCAGACTCAGCGGCAATACGGCATGGAAACCGCCAGCCAGGCGGTTGAGGCGCTGTTCGCCGCGCTGGTGCAGCGGCTGTATCAGGCCGGCTTCCGGCGCTTTATCGTCGCCGGCGGCGAAACCTCCGGCGTGGTGACACAGGCGCTGGACATCCGCGGCTTCCATATCGGCCCGTGCATTTCTCCCGGCGTACCCTGGGTGCGCGCCATTGAACAGCCGGTCTCCCTGGCGCTGAAATCCGGCAATTTCGGCGACGAAAACTTCTTTGCCAGAGCACAAACGGAGTTCCCGCTATGACGCACACCACCGAACAACAGGCGCGCGAAGAGATGGTGCGCCTCGGCGCCTCATTCTTTCAGCGCGGTTATGCCACCGGCTCGGCGGGCAACCTGTCGCTGCTGCTGCCGGACGGCAACCTGCTGGCCACGCCGACCGGCTCCTGCCTGGGCGAACTGCAGGCGGAACGCCTGTCCAAGGTCAGCCTGCACGGCGAATGGATCTCCGGCGACAAGCCGTCAAAAGAGATCAGTTTCCACCGCGCGCTGTACCTGAATAACCCGGAATGCAAGGCGGTGGTTCACCTGCACTGCACCTATCTGACCGCGCTCTCCTGCCTGCAGGGGCTGGACACCCGCAATGCCCTCAAACCCTTCACCCCTTACGTGGTGATGCGCGTCGGCCAGGTGCCGGTAGTGCCTTACTACCGGCCCGGCGACGAGCGGCTGGCCGAAGATCTGGCGCGGCTGGCGCCGTCCTACCGCGCCTTTTTGCTGGCCAATCACGGGCCGGTGGTGACCGGGAAAGACCTGCGCGCCGCGGCGGATAACACCGAAGAGATGGAGGACGCGGCGAAGCTGATTTTCACCCTCGGCGACCGCCCTATCCGCTATTTGACCGATGATGAAATTGCCGAGTTACGGAGCTGAACATGCCTAAATTTGCCGCCAATTTATCAATGATGTTTACCGAACTGCCGTTTCCGGATCGCTTCGCCGCCGCGGCCGACGCCGGTTTTAAAGCGGTCGAGTTTCTGTTCCCCTATGACTACCCCGCCGAGCAGCTGGCGGAACAGCTGCGTCAGCACGGCCTGCAGCAGGTGCTGTTCAATACCGCGCCGGGCGATGCCGCCGCCGGCGAATGGGGCCTGGCGGCGCTGCCGGGCCGTGAAGCCGAGGCGCGCGCCGATATCGACCGCGCGCTGGAGTATGCGCTGGCGCTGGGCTGCCCCAACGTGCACGTGATGGCCGGCGTGGTGCCCGCCGGCGCGGATCCGGCGGCCTATCGCACGGCCTTTATCGACAACCTGCGCTATGCCGCCGACGCGTTCGCGCCGCACGGCGTTAACGTGATGATTGAGGCGCTCAGCCCGCAGGTGAAGCCGAACTATCTGTTTTCCAGCCAGCATCAGGCGGCGGCGCTGCAGGCGCAGGTCGATCGCCCTAATCTGTTTATCCAGTTCGACTTTTTCCACGCGCAGCTGGTGGACGGCAACATCAGCGGCCTGATGCAGGCGCTGGCCGGGCGCTACGGCCATATCCAGATCGCCGGGGTGCCGGATCGTCACGAGCCGGACAGCGGCGAGCTGAATTATCCCTGGCTGTTCGAGCAGCTGGACCGCCTCGGCTACGGCGGCTGGATCGGCTGTGAATACCAGCCGCGCGCGGCAACCGACGCCGGGCTGGCGTGGGTCAGACCCTATCTGTAACCGTTAACGCCGCCACACCTTATAACAATACGCGCGCCCGTATCGCCGGTTTCCCGGCGATCGCGGCGCCTGGGCTTCTGTACCCCGAAAATACGGGGCTCCTGCTTAAAGGCAACACCATGTCTACCACAATGTTACTGTTAATTGCGCTGTCCGGCGTCATGCTGCTCCTGCTGCTGGTGATCAAGGCCAAGGTACAGCCGTTTATCGCGCTGTTGGCGGTCAGCCTGCTGGTGGCGCTGGCCGCCGGCATCCCTACCGGCGAAGTGATGGGCGTAATGACCGCCGGTATGGGCGGCGTGCTTGGTTCGGTCACGATTATTATCGGCCTGGGGGCGATGCTGGGGCGCATGATCGAGCACTCCGGCGGCGCGGAGTCGCTGGCGCAGCGCTTCAGCCAGGCGCTGGGGCCAAAGCGCACCGTCGCCGCGCTGACCATGGCGGCTTTTATCCTCGGTATTCCGGTGTTCTTCGACGTCGGCTTTATTATTCTGGCGCCGATTATTTACGGCTTCGCCAAGGTGGCGAAGGTGTCGCCGCTCAAATTCGGCCTGCCGATGGCCGGCGTGATGCTGACGGTGCACGTGGCGCTGCCGCCGCATCCCGGCCCGGTGGCGGCCGCCGGCCTGCTCGGCAGCGATATCGGCTGGCTGACCATTATCGGCCTGGCGATCTGCGTACCGGTCGGCATTATCGGCTACGTCGTCGCCGGCTACCTGAACCGCAAATCCTACCCGCTGTCGGTCGAGGTGCTGGAACAGCTGCAGCTGGCCGCACCGGAGAACAGCGCGCCGCTCAGCGACCGCCTCAACCCGCCGGGCGCCGGGCTGATCTCCGCGCTGATTATCATCCCCATCGCCATTATTATGTCCGGCACCGTCTCCGCCACGCTGCTCGAGCCGGGTTCCGGCCTGCGCGATACGCTGGCGCTGCTGGGGTCGCCGGCGGTGGCGCTGATGATCGCGCTGGCGCTGGCCTTTTATTTTCTGGCGGTGCGTCGCGGCTGGAGCCTGCAGCATACCAGCGACGTGATGGGCGCAGCGCTACCGACCGCCGCCGTGGTGATTCTGGTGACCGGTGCCGGCGGGGTATTCGGTAAAGTGCTGGTGGAGTCCGGCGTCGGCAAGGCGCTGGCCGAGGTGCTGACCACCATCGGCCTGCCGCTGATCCCGGCGGCGTTTATCATCTCGCTGGCGCTGCGCGCCTCGCAGGGTTCCGCGACGGTGGCGATTCTGACCACCGGCGGGCTGCTATCGGAAGCGGTCGGCGGGCTCAATCACCTCCAACTGGTGCTGGTGACGCTGGCCACCTGCTTCGGCGGGCTGGGGCTGTCGCACGTAAACGACTCCGGCTTCTGGATTGTCACCAAATACCTCGGCCTGTCGGTCGCCGACGGGCTGAAAACCTGGACGGTGCTGACCACCGTACTCAGCGTCAGCGGTTTCCTGTTTACCTGGCTTTTATGGCTGCTGATATAGCATACTGAATTCGCATCTTATTCTTTTCCCCTGCGGGCGCGCCGTGTGCGCCCGCAACGTTTCAGCGAGAAAGAATCATGAATTCACCCATCTTTACCGCAGCGCCCCGCCTCACCACCGAACGCCTAATCCTGGACGCTTATACCCTGAATGACTTCGACGCCGTGGCGGCGATGAGCGCCGATCCGCAGGTAATGCGCTATATTGGCGGCGGCGCCGGGCGCGACCGAGAAGAGAGTTGGGGACGCCTGCTGCGCTATATCGGCCACTGGCAGCTGCTGGGTTACGGTTACTGGGCGGTGCGGGAGAAACACGGCGGCCAGTTTATCGGCAGCCTCGGCTTCGCCAATTATCAGCGCGATATCACACCGGCGCTGGAGGCCCCGGAAATGGGTTGGTTGCTGTGCTCTGCCGCCCAGGGGAAAGGCTATGCGACGGAGGCCCTGCGGGCGGTGCTGGCCTGGGGGAAAACTGCGCTGCCAGGCGGCAGAACGCAGTGCATCATTTCACCGCACAACCAGCCTTCGATTAAGCTGGCGCATAAGCTGGGCTTTCGTGAAACCCACCGCGCCGAATACCATCAGCAGACGGTGTTGGTGATGGAGCAGACGTTCTGAGCCGATCCGCAGGCAAAAAAAATCCGCCCGAAGGCGGATTTTTTGTCGTAAACGGCTACCGATGGCAGGCCGCTAACGATAATTCTTAGAAACGGTAGCCTACGCCAACGCTCCAGATACCGATGTCGGTGTTGCGGATACGGCTCTGCTCGTAACCAACATCCAGAGCAACTTCCTGGATTGGGTTGAACTGCAGGCCAGCACCGTAGGTGAAGCCGTAGTCGCTGCTGCCGCCACGGTGAGAACCGTCTTGTGCGTTAGCAACGTTTTTACCGTAGCCCACACCGATCACGCCGTAGATGCTTGCCCAGTCGTTGAAACGGTAAGCAGGACCTGCAGTGATAGAGTTGTACTGAGCTTTGTTGTAAGTACCGTTCTCAGCACGGTCTTTCTCTACGTGAGTGAAAGAGCCGATCACACCCAGTGGGTTGTTGTCGAACTCGTAACGGTATTTCAGGTTGAAGCCGTCAGCTTTGTTAGCAACGCCTTGGAAATCGCCCTGAGCGTAGCCACCGGTTACGGTGCTCTGACCAGCGAACGCAGTACCTGCGGTCACTGCTAATACACAAGCTGCTACTGCTGAAAGACATGCAATTTTTTTCATAACCACCTCAAACGCGTTTTATTATTAAGTACATCCATTTGTCTATACGATGAAAATATAACAAAAATTAGCGTGAAACTCTGCCCCGATTTGAGTGTCTAACACTTGATATCGTGTAACAGAAGATTACAAGAACATTGTATCCGCTTCTTTTCGCTTAATTTTCGGACGTATTCTATCCTCAAGCGTGACAAAAATCACCTATTTAATATCCAGATTTTTCTTAATAAAATGCGCACTTTTTGTGCTAACGCACCAGTTTTACTTAAACAAACCGTTTAAAAATCCTCCCAGCACGCTTTATCGCAGACAGAACGTCGGCGATTCATTACACTGCAATCTGTCCCGTTTTTCTCCGATCTCCCCTGCTGCGGGAATGCATAATAAGGCCCAAAAGGATGTCCTCGTCGGTTTCTGCAAAAACGTCTTCTATACTGCTGCCGGTCTGTTTACTGGTGGTCGCCATGGTATCGATTCAGAGTGGCGCATCGTTGGCGAAAAGCCTGTTTCCCTTGGTCGGCGCCGAAGGGATCACCACGCTGCGTCTGTGCATCGGCACGCTGATTCTGTTTATTATCTTCCGCCCGTGGCGCATGCGCTTTTACGCCGGTAACCGCCTGCCGCTGATGATTTACGGCCTGGCGCTGGGAGCGATGAACTATCTGTTTTACCTGTCGCTGCGTACCGTGCCGCTGGGCATCGCCGTGGCGCTGGAGTTCACCGGTCCGCTGGCGGTGGCGATGTTCTCGTCCCGCCGGGCGATAGACTTTGTCTGGGTGGCGCTGGCCGTCACCGGGCTGGCCTTTCTGCTGCCGCTCGGCGACGGCGTCGGCGGCATCGATCCCCTTGGCGCCGCCTGTGCGCTGGGCGCCGGCGCCTGCTGGGCGGTGTACATTATTTTCGGTCAGAAAGCCGGCGGCGATCACGGCCCGGGCACCGTGGCGGTCGGCTCACTGATCGCCGCCCTGGTGTTTGCGCCTATCGGCGCCTGGCACACCGGCGCGGCGCTGCTCAATGTGGATATCCTGCCGCTGGCGCTGGCCGTCGCCATTTTATCCACCG
The nucleotide sequence above comes from Serratia rhizosphaerae. Encoded proteins:
- the ygbI gene encoding DNA-binding transcriptional repressor YgbI, which gives rise to MIPVERHQQILALVADRGVVSIAELTERLSVSHMTIRRDLQKLEEQGAVIAVSGGVQAAERLAIEPSHQDKEGMFSRQKAAIGALAASLIPANSCIYLDAGTTTLALAKQIGERGDLTVVTNDFVIAAYLLENSQCKLIHTGGTVCRENRSCVGEGAAQALRQLFIDLAFISASSWGMRGLSTPSEDKVAVKKAIVDASRRRILLSDTSKYGKVATYLALPIAVFDAIITDSHLPDAAQTAIQQANITLHMTGE
- a CDS encoding GntP family transporter, which codes for MSTTMLLLIALSGVMLLLLLVIKAKVQPFIALLAVSLLVALAAGIPTGEVMGVMTAGMGGVLGSVTIIIGLGAMLGRMIEHSGGAESLAQRFSQALGPKRTVAALTMAAFILGIPVFFDVGFIILAPIIYGFAKVAKVSPLKFGLPMAGVMLTVHVALPPHPGPVAAAGLLGSDIGWLTIIGLAICVPVGIIGYVVAGYLNRKSYPLSVEVLEQLQLAAPENSAPLSDRLNPPGAGLISALIIIPIAIIMSGTVSATLLEPGSGLRDTLALLGSPAVALMIALALAFYFLAVRRGWSLQHTSDVMGAALPTAAVVILVTGAGGVFGKVLVESGVGKALAEVLTTIGLPLIPAAFIISLALRASQGSATVAILTTGGLLSEAVGGLNHLQLVLVTLATCFGGLGLSHVNDSGFWIVTKYLGLSVADGLKTWTVLTTVLSVSGFLFTWLLWLLI
- a CDS encoding response regulator transcription factor, with amino-acid sequence MKNNDQSRHFILYDAMPWVGMGLEAFLRPLSATTQPVASLSELKAILMQQPRQTVIMELYGAQECLYDGLYFILHEKAFWPNTPWVVLTDIENHSVLRLLASIPDSVLVSKRDGLEAILDAISAAHHAVHYLSPDIRRSIAGQQGSGAFRHLSGCEWRILALMAAGFSAKSIATTTYRSYKTVSTHKLNIMHKLGLNQSGFIHLLLSLRTRWPC
- the otnK gene encoding 3-oxo-tetronate kinase; translation: MLLGVIADDFTGATDIASFLVENGLSTVQLNGVPDNAAAVDAQAVVISLKSRSCPVEQAVEQSLQALDWLRRQGCQRFYFKYCSTFDSTARGNIGPVTDALLDALGESQTVISPALPVNGRTVYQGYLFVMDQLLSESGMRNHPVTPMTDSNLLRLMEAQASGRCGLVDAAAMDAGADDVRERLQQLAQQGVRYVVLDTLNEQHLLTQGAALKDMKLVTGGSGLAIGLARQWAQPGQTRAQAAGAPQGEKAVVLSGSCSTMTNKQVARYRQQAAAQTIDVARCISDDERGRYARELSDWVQQQSGDLAPLLYATAEPDALRQTQRQYGMETASQAVEALFAALVQRLYQAGFRRFIVAGGETSGVVTQALDIRGFHIGPCISPGVPWVRAIEQPVSLALKSGNFGDENFFARAQTEFPL
- a CDS encoding HPr family phosphocarrier protein, whose protein sequence is MPKFAANLSMMFTELPFPDRFAAAADAGFKAVEFLFPYDYPAEQLAEQLRQHGLQQVLFNTAPGDAAAGEWGLAALPGREAEARADIDRALEYALALGCPNVHVMAGVVPAGADPAAYRTAFIDNLRYAADAFAPHGVNVMIEALSPQVKPNYLFSSQHQAAALQAQVDRPNLFIQFDFFHAQLVDGNISGLMQALAGRYGHIQIAGVPDRHEPDSGELNYPWLFEQLDRLGYGGWIGCEYQPRAATDAGLAWVRPYL
- the ltnD gene encoding L-threonate dehydrogenase; amino-acid sequence: MTQSANYAVCIVGLGSMGMGAAQSCINSGLTTYGVDLNPQARAALQQAGAKQVAASADGFAAELDAVMLLVVNAAQVKQILFGERGLADQLKPGTPVMVSSTISAADAADIAERLAAQGLAMLDAPVSGGAVKAAAGEMTVMAAGSEATFARLQPLLDAVAGKVYRVGDEIGLGATVKIIHQLLAGVHIAAGAEAMALAARAGIPLDVMYDVVTHAAGNSWMFENRMRHVVDGDYTPKSAVDIFVKDLGLVADTAKALHFPLPLASTALNMFTSASNAGYGKEDDSAVIKIFTGIELPQKQELP
- a CDS encoding fimbrial biogenesis chaperone, which gives rise to MTNKGFCQSLCLTAALLAGPAMASVVMLNTRVIYPADAQSQTVQFTNQGDIPYVMQMWTDVNNPSSTPENADGPFVTVPALFRVEPKSGQSVRLVFTGKDLPQDRESVFYLNSAQIPPKNAVSGAENQMLVVLRNRVKIFYRPKNLPGSADGVGGQLRFSLRQQGGQWRLNAYNDSSYYASVIDAAVLVGKRAVPFKTDMIAPKSRASWPLLPRTSSPAGAQKVTFTLINDYGGHIKAEARLSQ
- a CDS encoding fimbrial protein gives rise to the protein MTITKIALAVAAMMLSGAAAANNTIQFQGEVSDQTCTVSINGNAATPVVLLPTVSKADLAAAGATAGQTPFTIGLTGCTADAANATAVKTVFVANNLTSDGRMGNTGSATNVSLELIDPATPATPLDLSGQAGTPGLSLAAGATSASYDFAVRYYSEGSATAGSVLGSVQYAVSYQ
- a CDS encoding winged helix-turn-helix domain-containing protein, which gives rise to MKYRINGQILFDTDSGSLGLEGFPEESLAISNPSKRLLLLLIAHHGEQVSRELIFRKVWDDYGMVSSNNNLNQCVSKLRRVLKTLGIDDEVIITVPKVGFMLAQNITLETDEPHITPPQSVAAGRDERRAVSRRSAGRRLRTGVALGALLLLVISVGIWLIYRNSAVRQERLIGEVNNCKVFLSVPRAALNGHADQVNDMLAYINANPESCQNGEYLLLLSSNQVGSYIKGVSRLFILKCRVAREYRVEVCRSQKDGPLF
- a CDS encoding aldolase yields the protein MTHTTEQQAREEMVRLGASFFQRGYATGSAGNLSLLLPDGNLLATPTGSCLGELQAERLSKVSLHGEWISGDKPSKEISFHRALYLNNPECKAVVHLHCTYLTALSCLQGLDTRNALKPFTPYVVMRVGQVPVVPYYRPGDERLAEDLARLAPSYRAFLLANHGPVVTGKDLRAAADNTEEMEDAAKLIFTLGDRPIRYLTDDEIAELRS